A genomic segment from Ignavibacteriales bacterium encodes:
- a CDS encoding succinate dehydrogenase cytochrome b subunit, which produces MNSILEFYYSSIGKKVLMSLTGLFLITFLVEHLVGNLLLFANDGGKTYEAYGDFLVSNPVIRFIEIFLFLGMIGHAILGVILWIKNRMTRPVKYKFFRLKDNSPLASRTTIWTGSVIGIFLYIHLKSFFIPSRFAAEKVSNYELVMQAFSNPWYDAFYLVALLVLGYHLRHGFQSAFQTLGLRNKTYAPFLDMLAFIFWFLIPLGYAVIPVYFFFYQQAVST; this is translated from the coding sequence ATGAACAGCATCCTCGAATTCTATTACTCATCTATTGGCAAGAAAGTACTGATGAGCCTCACAGGATTGTTCCTGATTACTTTTCTTGTAGAACACCTCGTAGGTAACCTTCTACTGTTTGCGAATGACGGCGGAAAAACGTATGAAGCATACGGTGATTTTCTCGTTTCCAATCCGGTCATTCGTTTCATAGAAATATTTCTCTTCCTCGGTATGATCGGTCATGCAATCCTTGGCGTCATTCTATGGATCAAGAACCGGATGACCCGGCCGGTCAAATACAAATTCTTCCGGTTGAAAGATAACTCACCTCTCGCATCCCGTACAACAATTTGGACTGGCAGTGTGATCGGAATCTTTCTTTACATTCATCTAAAATCATTCTTTATTCCTTCTCGATTTGCCGCAGAGAAAGTCTCAAATTATGAGCTGGTGATGCAGGCGTTTTCAAATCCCTGGTATGATGCATTTTATCTTGTTGCTTTACTCGTGCTCGGGTATCATCTGCGGCATGGATTCCAATCGGCATTCCAAACTCTCGGTCTTCGGAATAAAACCTATGCGCCGTTTCTTGATATGCTGGCATTCATTTTCTGGTTTCTCATTCCGCTGGGTTATGCGGTAATTCCTGTTTATTTCTTTTTTTATCAACAAGCTGTTTCTACGTGA
- a CDS encoding fumarate reductase/succinate dehydrogenase flavoprotein subunit yields the protein MTLDSKIPGGPIEKKWSNHRFNMKLVNPSNRRKYSVIVVGTGLAGASAAASLAELGYNVLAFSYHESPRRAHSIAAQGGINAPKNYANDGDSVYRLFYDTLKGGDYRAREANVYRLAEVSGSIIDQCVAQGVPFARDYAGYLDTRSFGGAQVSRTFYARGQTGQQLLLGAYSALSRQIGAGGVKFYDRREMLDLVVVDEKARGIVCRNLKTGAIESYVADAVVLATGGYGNTFYLSTMAKASNATAIWRAYKKGALFANPCFTQIHPTCIPVGGDYQSKLTLMSESLRNDGRIWVPKKSGDTRIPSQIPEDERDYYLERLYPSFGNLVPRDVASRRAKEICDKGFGVGKTKMAVYLDFADAMKRNSKHWIEEKYGNLFDMYHEITAEDPYAVPMRIYPAVHYTMGGLWVDYNLMSTIPGLFVIGEANFSDHGANRLGASALMQGLADGYFILPYTMGDYLAKTKFKSLATDHPEFKKVNTDVAERVKQLLAINGKQPVSEIHKKLGKVMWDFVGMGRSEKGLKKALKLIPEIRDEFWHDAKVIGETDNINIELEKAGRIADFMELAELLALDALERNESCGGHFREEYQTPEGEALRNDKKFAYVSAWEYTKAHKKPKLNKEPLTFEYVKPSERSYK from the coding sequence ATGACGCTTGACTCCAAAATTCCCGGCGGGCCGATTGAAAAGAAATGGTCCAATCATCGCTTCAATATGAAGCTGGTTAATCCATCGAACAGGCGCAAATATTCCGTTATAGTAGTTGGAACTGGCTTGGCCGGTGCTTCTGCTGCGGCTTCGCTTGCCGAACTTGGCTACAACGTGCTGGCGTTCTCGTACCACGAATCGCCGCGGCGAGCGCACAGCATTGCGGCACAGGGCGGCATTAATGCACCGAAGAATTATGCCAATGATGGCGACAGTGTTTATCGCTTATTCTATGATACTTTAAAAGGCGGTGATTACCGGGCGCGTGAAGCAAACGTATACCGGCTCGCTGAGGTGAGCGGCAGTATCATCGACCAATGCGTCGCACAGGGTGTTCCGTTTGCTCGTGACTACGCAGGTTATTTAGATACGCGTTCATTCGGCGGCGCACAAGTATCGCGAACATTTTATGCCCGCGGCCAGACTGGTCAGCAGCTATTGCTTGGTGCATATTCTGCGTTGAGCCGTCAAATTGGTGCGGGTGGCGTGAAGTTTTACGACCGGCGCGAGATGTTGGATCTTGTCGTCGTAGATGAAAAGGCTCGCGGTATCGTCTGTCGAAATTTGAAGACAGGCGCAATCGAATCGTATGTGGCGGATGCAGTTGTGCTTGCTACTGGCGGTTATGGCAACACGTTTTATCTTTCTACGATGGCAAAGGCGAGCAATGCCACGGCAATCTGGCGAGCGTATAAGAAAGGCGCACTGTTCGCGAATCCTTGCTTCACACAAATTCACCCAACGTGCATTCCGGTTGGTGGTGATTATCAATCCAAGTTAACGCTTATGAGCGAAAGCTTGCGTAATGATGGACGCATTTGGGTTCCGAAGAAATCCGGTGACACACGCATACCATCTCAAATTCCAGAAGATGAACGTGATTATTATCTCGAACGTCTCTATCCTTCATTCGGTAATTTGGTTCCGCGCGATGTTGCTTCACGCCGTGCAAAAGAAATATGCGATAAAGGTTTTGGCGTCGGTAAAACAAAGATGGCAGTATATCTTGATTTCGCAGACGCCATGAAACGCAATAGTAAACATTGGATTGAAGAAAAGTACGGCAACCTTTTCGATATGTATCACGAAATTACTGCCGAAGATCCCTATGCCGTACCTATGCGCATTTATCCCGCTGTTCACTATACAATGGGTGGATTATGGGTTGACTACAATCTTATGAGCACGATTCCCGGTTTATTTGTTATCGGTGAAGCGAATTTCTCAGATCACGGCGCGAACCGGCTTGGAGCCAGCGCGCTCATGCAAGGATTAGCCGATGGGTATTTCATTCTTCCATACACCATGGGAGATTATCTGGCGAAAACAAAATTCAAATCTCTAGCAACCGATCATCCTGAATTCAAGAAAGTCAACACTGATGTTGCCGAACGAGTGAAGCAACTTCTTGCTATCAACGGCAAACAACCTGTAAGCGAAATTCATAAAAAACTCGGTAAGGTTATGTGGGATTTTGTCGGCATGGGGCGCAGCGAAAAAGGGTTGAAGAAAGCGTTAAAGCTCATTCCGGAAATCAGGGATGAATTTTGGCATGATGCCAAAGTCATCGGCGAGACTGACAATATCAATATCGAACTGGAAAAAGCCGGGCGCATTGCCGATTTTATGGAATTGGCGGAATTGCTGGCGCTCGACGCGCTGGAACGGAATGAATCATGCGGCGGCCATTTCCGCGAAGAATATCAAACACCTGAAGGCGAAGCACTTCGGAACGATAAGAAGTTTGCATACGTGTCAGCTTGGGAATACACCAAGGCTCACAAAAAACCAAAGCTCAACAAAGAACCGCTCACGTTTGAATATGTGAAACCCTCTGAACGCAGCTATAAATAG
- a CDS encoding succinate dehydrogenase/fumarate reductase iron-sulfur subunit, whose protein sequence is MNFTLKIWRQKKQEDAGRFEMYEVQNISPDASFLEMLDVLNNQLVLQDKDPVAFDHDCREGICGSCGLMINGRAHGPGRKQATCDVRMRTFDEGQTLTVEPWRAQPFPVIKDLVVDRTAMDRIMQAGGFISARTGGAPDANSTPVTKANAEEAMDAAACIGCGACIAACPNSSAMLFVAAKVSQFALLPQGQVERKERVQKMVLQMDKEGFGNCSNNYACEAECPKGILVTHIARLNREFLRAKLA, encoded by the coding sequence ATGAACTTCACATTAAAGATATGGCGTCAGAAAAAACAGGAGGATGCAGGGCGTTTTGAAATGTACGAAGTGCAGAATATATCGCCGGATGCATCATTTCTAGAAATGTTGGATGTACTGAATAATCAACTGGTGCTTCAAGATAAAGACCCTGTTGCATTTGACCACGATTGCCGCGAAGGCATCTGCGGCAGCTGTGGCCTCATGATCAACGGGCGCGCGCATGGTCCTGGCCGCAAACAGGCGACATGCGATGTGCGCATGCGGACATTCGATGAAGGACAAACATTGACTGTAGAACCATGGCGTGCACAGCCATTCCCCGTGATTAAAGATTTGGTTGTCGATCGAACTGCAATGGATAGAATTATGCAGGCGGGCGGATTTATCTCGGCACGAACCGGCGGCGCACCGGATGCGAACTCAACTCCTGTGACGAAAGCGAATGCGGAAGAAGCGATGGATGCGGCGGCGTGCATCGGATGTGGAGCATGCATTGCAGCATGCCCGAATTCTTCTGCAATGCTTTTTGTGGCGGCAAAGGTTTCACAGTTTGCATTACTGCCGCAAGGACAGGTTGAAAGAAAAGAACGCGTTCAGAAAATGGTACTGCAAATGGATAAGGAAGGCTTCGGCAATTGTTCCAACAATTATGCATGCGAAGCCGAGTGCCCGAAAGGAATCTTAGTCACGCATATTGCGCGATTGAACCGAGAATTCCTGCGAGCGAAACTGGCATAA
- a CDS encoding AMP-binding protein, producing the protein MLLHHHFVHIAKQFENKMAIIDRTTGKNISYGKALIASLILADKFKKYDEGFIGIMIPTSMGCALSILGALMSGRTPVMINYSTGAAQNCEYAQKKCAFKTIIASKALVEKINCPRVQGMIFIEDIMETVSILDKIKAALRAKLPVDRLLKKIHSGDEDDNVIILFTSGSEKDPKAVQLTHRNISANVDGLIKVFEFTSDDVFLANLPFFHVFGQTANLWLPLYYGMTIVSYANPLDFKAICNIIREEKITFVVGTPIFMWGYLRKSEPGDFASCRIMLAGADKTPDSLRQEFLHKHNINLLEGYGCTETSPAISVNTPVANRPGSVGLPLPNVKVRVENYETGDECAVGEIGKILVKGDSIMKGYFDDFEATTLSIRHGWYDTGDMGYHDADGYLWHVGRLKRFMKIGGEMVSLIRVENVLEHLLPDDVACCVVEVPDSVRGAKIVVAVTQKIDEKAILKKMAEELPNIALPKNFVVFEELPKMGSGKIDFRKITDMVRDALQQK; encoded by the coding sequence ATGCTTCTTCATCATCACTTTGTCCACATTGCCAAGCAGTTTGAAAACAAAATGGCAATTATCGACCGTACAACAGGGAAGAACATCAGCTATGGCAAAGCACTCATAGCATCGCTCATCTTAGCGGATAAATTCAAAAAATACGATGAGGGATTTATCGGTATCATGATTCCGACTTCTATGGGATGTGCGCTTTCTATCCTTGGTGCGCTCATGAGCGGGCGGACTCCAGTGATGATTAATTATTCGACCGGTGCCGCACAGAATTGCGAGTATGCTCAGAAGAAATGTGCTTTCAAAACCATCATTGCTTCAAAAGCACTCGTCGAAAAGATAAATTGTCCACGCGTGCAGGGAATGATCTTTATCGAAGATATTATGGAGACTGTTTCTATTCTGGATAAAATTAAAGCAGCACTGCGGGCAAAGCTTCCTGTAGATCGGCTGCTGAAAAAAATCCATTCCGGCGATGAAGATGATAACGTGATTATTCTCTTTACAAGTGGAAGCGAGAAAGATCCAAAAGCGGTTCAGCTCACGCATCGAAATATATCTGCTAATGTTGATGGGCTCATCAAAGTCTTTGAATTTACATCTGATGATGTATTCCTTGCCAACTTGCCTTTCTTCCATGTGTTTGGACAGACGGCAAATTTATGGCTGCCTCTGTACTACGGCATGACAATTGTTTCCTATGCCAACCCGCTTGATTTTAAAGCCATCTGTAATATCATTCGTGAAGAGAAAATTACTTTTGTGGTGGGTACACCAATATTTATGTGGGGATATTTGAGGAAGTCAGAACCCGGCGATTTTGCATCATGCCGTATTATGCTGGCTGGTGCTGATAAGACACCGGATTCCTTGCGACAGGAATTCCTTCACAAGCATAATATTAATCTTCTAGAAGGGTATGGCTGCACAGAGACGAGCCCTGCAATCAGTGTCAACACACCGGTAGCAAACCGTCCGGGAAGTGTCGGATTACCGTTACCGAATGTGAAAGTACGAGTTGAGAATTATGAAACCGGCGATGAATGTGCTGTCGGTGAAATAGGCAAGATTCTTGTCAAAGGCGATAGTATTATGAAAGGTTATTTTGATGATTTTGAAGCAACAACTCTGAGCATACGGCATGGCTGGTATGACACCGGCGATATGGGATATCACGATGCAGATGGATATCTCTGGCATGTCGGCAGGTTAAAACGTTTCATGAAAATTGGCGGTGAAATGGTTTCACTCATCCGAGTAGAAAATGTGCTGGAACATTTACTGCCTGATGATGTTGCTTGCTGTGTTGTCGAGGTGCCGGACTCTGTTCGTGGAGCCAAGATTGTTGTCGCCGTCACCCAAAAAATTGACGAAAAAGCAATTCTAAAAAAAATGGCAGAGGAGCTGCCGAATATCGCTTTGCCGAAAAATTTTGTTGTCTTCGAAGAACTGCCTAAAATGGGCAGCGGCAAGATTGACTTTCGCAAAATTACCGATATGGTCAGGGATGCGTTGCAGCAAAAATAA
- the hydA gene encoding dihydropyrimidinase, producing the protein MSILIINGRVITSTGEIHADIFIENEVIKRIEPDLDMKADRIIDAAGKLVIPGGVDVHTHLSLPVGNIITSDDFETGTRAAAFGGTTTIIDFAQQVKGRSLSEALDIRLREAEKSVIDFGLHMIIVDLPEHRTAEMDEMIERGVTSFKLFTAYPDRLMVDDETILRTLRQTKKNGGLVCVHAEDSAMIEVLVVKALMEGKSEPKYHATTRPAEAEAKAVQRVIELAQQAEAPVYFVHISCSESLEYIHQAQSKHQPVYAETCPQYLFTSIEDLDKPHFEGAKYVFTPPPREKWNQEKLWNGIRNNSLQVVSTDHCPFNFRRDKELGYANFTKIPNGAPGIENRLQLLFHFGVAGGKISIHRWIEIVSTMPAKLFGLYPKKGTIAVGSDADIVIWNPITEHTISASTHHMNVDYSLYEGWRLKGNAETVVSRGKIIIDNNIWCGEPGHGKFLPRLPRDVR; encoded by the coding sequence ATGTCAATCCTTATTATAAACGGTCGCGTCATTACATCAACCGGCGAGATACATGCAGATATTTTCATCGAGAACGAAGTGATCAAACGAATCGAACCGGATCTCGATATGAAAGCAGACAGGATCATCGATGCAGCTGGAAAACTTGTCATCCCAGGCGGTGTTGATGTTCACACTCATTTAAGTTTACCTGTGGGCAATATCATAACGAGTGATGACTTCGAAACCGGAACGCGTGCGGCGGCATTTGGCGGCACAACGACCATCATTGACTTTGCCCAGCAAGTAAAAGGGCGTTCACTGAGCGAAGCACTCGATATCCGGCTGAGGGAAGCTGAAAAATCTGTGATCGATTTTGGTTTGCATATGATTATTGTTGACTTACCGGAACACCGAACTGCTGAGATGGATGAAATGATAGAAAGAGGCGTGACGAGTTTCAAACTCTTCACTGCATATCCCGATCGGCTGATGGTGGATGATGAGACTATTCTCAGAACACTGCGTCAGACAAAAAAGAACGGCGGACTTGTTTGTGTACACGCAGAAGACTCAGCAATGATCGAAGTGCTTGTTGTGAAAGCATTGATGGAAGGCAAGAGCGAGCCAAAGTATCATGCCACGACACGCCCAGCCGAGGCAGAAGCGAAAGCCGTTCAGCGAGTGATAGAACTGGCGCAACAAGCAGAAGCGCCTGTGTACTTTGTTCACATCTCGTGTTCAGAATCGCTCGAATATATCCATCAGGCACAATCGAAACATCAACCAGTGTATGCGGAAACATGCCCGCAATATCTTTTTACATCAATAGAAGATTTGGACAAACCTCATTTTGAAGGTGCAAAATATGTCTTCACTCCACCGCCAAGGGAAAAATGGAATCAGGAGAAGCTTTGGAATGGCATTCGAAATAATTCATTGCAAGTTGTCTCGACAGATCACTGTCCATTTAACTTCCGGCGAGACAAAGAATTGGGATACGCGAACTTCACAAAAATCCCCAATGGCGCTCCTGGGATAGAGAATAGATTACAACTCCTTTTCCATTTCGGCGTGGCAGGCGGAAAGATTTCAATACATCGATGGATCGAAATTGTTTCGACAATGCCTGCAAAGCTCTTTGGTCTCTATCCTAAAAAGGGAACAATTGCTGTTGGCAGCGACGCCGATATTGTAATCTGGAATCCTATAACCGAGCATACCATTTCTGCATCAACGCATCATATGAATGTCGATTACTCATTATATGAAGGATGGCGATTAAAAGGAAATGCGGAAACCGTAGTTTCGCGTGGAAAGATTATTATCGATAATAATATATGGTGCGGAGAGCCGGGGCATGGGAAATTTCTACCAAGATTGCCACGTGATGTCCGATAA
- the thrC gene encoding threonine synthase produces MEVRKPEFVTNLRCLVCGRIVAYGNVFTCPNCGVEGILDVQYDYDSIPNPRSTIRSRQFNHWRYKELLPISPDISLPHLHIGWTPVYDVPRLAQTIGISKLFLKDDGRNPTNSFKDRASSVGVMKAQEFGFKTIACASTGNAASSLAGMSAAVGLRSFIFVPQRAPEPKVTQLLIFGATVIRIQGTYEQAFDLCREACEKFGWYNRNSGTNPFLVEGKKTAGLEIGEQFGSAVPDWVAVSVGDGCTIGGIGKGLQEMKRLGFINRVPRLLGVQAEGSKPLMDAFFSGKDLVPSQPDTIADSIAVGTPRNWRRAIQQIKISNGTMIAVSDEEILKAMRLTARLGGVFGEPAGVAGVAGLKKALAQGIVKPDESAVAVITGNGLKDIASAKKAVGQTIDIEPDISILENRLHELT; encoded by the coding sequence ATGGAAGTACGAAAACCTGAATTTGTTACCAACTTACGCTGTCTTGTATGCGGCAGAATCGTGGCGTACGGCAATGTGTTCACCTGTCCGAACTGCGGTGTCGAAGGAATTCTCGATGTCCAATACGATTACGATTCAATTCCCAATCCACGATCCACAATCCGTAGTCGACAATTTAATCATTGGCGTTATAAAGAATTACTCCCCATTTCACCTGATATTTCACTTCCGCATTTACACATCGGCTGGACTCCGGTGTATGATGTTCCCCGTCTTGCACAAACCATTGGTATCTCAAAATTATTTCTGAAAGATGATGGGCGCAACCCGACGAATTCTTTTAAGGATCGCGCAAGCTCGGTGGGTGTGATGAAGGCGCAGGAGTTTGGATTCAAGACCATTGCATGTGCTTCAACAGGGAATGCGGCATCGTCGCTGGCGGGAATGTCGGCGGCAGTTGGATTACGAAGTTTCATCTTTGTTCCGCAGCGCGCACCGGAACCGAAGGTAACACAATTGCTCATTTTTGGTGCAACGGTTATCCGTATCCAGGGGACGTACGAACAAGCATTCGATCTATGCCGCGAAGCTTGTGAAAAGTTCGGCTGGTATAATCGCAACAGCGGCACGAACCCTTTTTTGGTAGAAGGGAAAAAAACAGCAGGATTAGAAATTGGCGAGCAGTTTGGTTCTGCGGTTCCAGACTGGGTGGCTGTCTCGGTGGGAGACGGATGTACAATTGGCGGTATCGGAAAAGGATTGCAGGAAATGAAACGGCTGGGATTTATCAATCGTGTGCCCCGTTTGCTGGGTGTGCAGGCAGAAGGTTCCAAGCCGTTGATGGATGCTTTCTTTTCCGGAAAAGATTTGGTACCATCACAACCCGACACGATCGCAGACAGCATCGCCGTCGGAACACCGCGCAATTGGCGCCGCGCGATTCAGCAAATTAAAATATCGAACGGAACGATGATTGCAGTTTCAGATGAAGAAATTTTAAAAGCAATGCGATTAACAGCGCGACTCGGCGGAGTATTTGGCGAACCGGCAGGTGTTGCAGGTGTTGCAGGATTGAAGAAAGCACTTGCACAAGGCATCGTCAAACCGGATGAATCTGCCGTTGCAGTCATTACCGGCAATGGATTGAAAGATATTGCTTCTGCAAAGAAAGCAGTAGGGCAGACAATCGATATAGAACCTGACATTAGTATATTAGAAAATAGATTACACGAACTCACGTGA
- a CDS encoding ORF6N domain-containing protein has product MKKELIALERIEEKIFLIRNQKVMLDFHLAELYGISTKVLIQAIKRNANRFPFDFMFQLTQEEYDNLRSQFVTSSWGGRRYLPYSFTEQGVAMLSSVLHSERAVLMNVAIMRTFVKLREILSTHKELAQRLAELEEKISQHDSEIQILFQAIRQLMKPREKSKHPIGFIVRDQKASYNTRKRK; this is encoded by the coding sequence GTGAAGAAAGAACTCATAGCACTAGAAAGAATTGAGGAAAAGATATTCCTCATTCGCAATCAAAAAGTGATGCTTGATTTTCATTTGGCAGAACTCTATGGCATATCAACAAAGGTTTTAATACAGGCAATTAAGCGCAACGCCAATCGGTTCCCGTTCGATTTTATGTTTCAGCTTACTCAGGAAGAATATGATAACTTGAGGTCACAATTTGTGACCTCAAGTTGGGGTGGCAGAAGGTATCTTCCGTATTCATTTACTGAACAGGGTGTTGCCATGCTTTCTAGTGTACTTCACTCTGAACGTGCCGTACTCATGAATGTTGCCATAATGCGAACGTTTGTAAAACTACGGGAAATACTAAGCACGCATAAAGAACTTGCCCAAAGACTTGCGGAACTCGAAGAGAAAATTTCTCAACACGATTCAGAAATTCAAATCCTCTTTCAGGCTATTCGTCAGCTTATGAAACCACGTGAGAAATCAAAACATCCTATTGGATTTATTGTTAGAGATCAGAAAGCGAGTTACAATACGAGAAAGCGAAAGTAG
- the ssnA gene encoding putative aminohydrolase SsnA encodes MNFLLRNVKIISLDPLRIEEADIRIIDGTIADCGKSLRPKKSDEVINLSGKIILPGFVNSHTHLYSALSRGMPAPKTAPRNFIEILQKVWWKLDEALDEEAIYYSALVGAIEAVKFGTTTLIDHHASPNHISGSLDLTKSGIAKVGLRGVVCYETTDRGGMKKRDLGLEENERFITENANNPHFRGTMGGHASFTLCNDSLRKLGELASLYDCGVHIHVAEDKADVLDSMENYNTDIISRLNELGILRKKSIFAHGVHLNQKQFARVEKAGAWMVHNPRSNMNNAVGYAPLNWYGEHSALGTDGFPADMFDEAKFGYFRNAESDHRTEFSRLPVMLNNGQKLISQFFGRSFGTLAKNSPADLVVLDYKLPTPMISQNIYGHFLFGMNSPMVQHVMIDGNWIVWNRQMMGIDEDAVMEKARKVAARLWKSIGK; translated from the coding sequence ATGAATTTCCTCCTCAGAAATGTTAAAATCATTTCTCTAGATCCACTAAGGATCGAAGAAGCGGACATCCGCATCATTGATGGTACTATTGCTGATTGTGGGAAGAGTCTACGACCAAAGAAGAGTGATGAAGTTATTAATCTTTCTGGAAAAATTATTCTTCCCGGGTTTGTGAATTCACACACACATCTCTATTCAGCACTTTCACGCGGAATGCCTGCGCCGAAGACCGCGCCAAGGAACTTCATCGAGATTCTTCAAAAAGTATGGTGGAAGTTGGATGAAGCGCTGGATGAGGAAGCCATCTATTATAGTGCACTCGTTGGCGCAATCGAAGCAGTCAAATTTGGAACGACGACACTTATAGATCACCACGCATCGCCGAATCATATTAGCGGCTCGCTTGATTTAACAAAATCTGGAATAGCGAAGGTTGGTTTGCGCGGAGTCGTTTGCTACGAAACCACTGATCGCGGTGGAATGAAAAAACGCGATCTTGGATTGGAAGAGAATGAACGTTTTATTACTGAGAATGCGAACAATCCTCATTTCCGTGGAACCATGGGAGGGCATGCTTCCTTCACGCTCTGTAATGATTCACTGCGAAAACTTGGCGAACTTGCTTCGTTGTATGATTGCGGTGTCCACATTCATGTCGCTGAAGATAAAGCCGATGTATTGGATTCAATGGAAAACTATAACACCGATATCATTAGCCGATTGAATGAACTTGGCATTCTTCGCAAGAAATCTATCTTCGCTCACGGCGTTCACCTCAATCAAAAACAATTTGCCAGAGTTGAAAAAGCCGGTGCGTGGATGGTCCACAATCCGCGTTCGAATATGAATAATGCCGTTGGTTATGCGCCGCTGAATTGGTATGGAGAACATTCTGCTCTTGGCACGGATGGATTTCCGGCAGATATGTTTGATGAGGCAAAGTTCGGCTATTTCCGAAATGCTGAATCTGATCATCGAACAGAGTTTTCCCGGCTGCCAGTGATGCTAAATAATGGACAGAAGCTTATCTCTCAATTCTTCGGGCGATCATTTGGAACGCTTGCAAAGAATTCACCGGCGGATCTTGTTGTGCTCGATTATAAATTGCCGACGCCAATGATTTCTCAAAATATCTATGGTCATTTTCTGTTTGGAATGAATTCACCCATGGTTCAACATGTGATGATCGATGGTAATTGGATTGTCTGGAACCGCCAGATGATGGGAATTGATGAAGATGCAGTAATGGAGAAGGCACGTAAAGTTGCCGCAAGGTTGTGGAAAAGCATAGGTAAATGA